In Methylovirgula sp., a single genomic region encodes these proteins:
- a CDS encoding SDR family NAD(P)-dependent oxidoreductase encodes MANVLVTGGSRGLGLGIARRLAKSGYRVIALARRESEELSQAMAECRATGTGEIVFEAFDLAETDKIHALATRLRKHFGPIYGLVNNAGIGTAGVLATMPDAEIVRLIQLNTLSPILLTKYISRAMLADGAGRIINVASIVGFSGFNGLSVYAATKASLIGFTRSLARELGRVGATVNAIAPGFVATEMTHDLTMEDREKIARRSALRRLAETDDIANAVEFLLGDGARNITGTVMTIDAGATA; translated from the coding sequence ATGGCTAACGTCCTCGTGACCGGCGGCAGCCGCGGTCTCGGCCTCGGCATTGCGCGACGCTTGGCCAAATCCGGCTATCGCGTCATTGCCCTCGCCCGGCGCGAGAGCGAGGAACTTTCGCAGGCGATGGCCGAATGCCGTGCAACCGGAACCGGCGAAATTGTCTTCGAGGCCTTCGACCTCGCGGAGACGGATAAAATCCACGCGCTCGCGACGCGGCTGCGCAAGCACTTCGGTCCGATTTATGGGCTCGTCAACAATGCCGGCATCGGGACGGCCGGCGTCCTCGCAACGATGCCGGATGCCGAGATCGTGCGACTGATCCAACTCAATACGCTCTCGCCGATTTTGCTGACCAAATATATTTCGCGCGCCATGCTCGCGGACGGCGCCGGCCGCATCATCAACGTCGCTTCGATTGTCGGCTTCAGCGGTTTCAACGGGCTGTCTGTTTATGCGGCGACCAAGGCCTCGCTGATCGGCTTCACCCGCTCGCTAGCGCGCGAATTGGGCCGCGTCGGGGCTACGGTCAACGCGATTGCGCCAGGCTTTGTCGCCACCGAGATGACGCACGATCTCACGATGGAAGATCGCGAGAAGATTGCACGGCGTAGCGCGTTACGCCGCCTCGCGGAGACTGACGACATCGCGAATGCGGTTGAATTTCTGCTTGGCGACGGTGCTCGCAACATCACCGGCACCGTGATGACAATTGATGCCGGCGCGACCGCCTGA
- a CDS encoding amino acid--[acyl-carrier-protein] ligase, translating to MSVARKNKTPAPKMADPLGALAESLWRPMGVEGVYGRTGAYEAIVEKLAAFISQARDPHAEIMRFPPVMSRRDLEKNGYLKSFPNLLGCVCALHGSEADIRAAAGRAEQGDDWTQALSSADLVLTPAACYPIYPIAAQRGPAPRGGYCFDVAADCFRHEPSQDIDRLQSFRMREYVCIGSADEVSAFRERWIERAKGMTETLGLPYSIAPASDPFFGRTGQMMAVAQIQQALKFELLIPVRAEDSPTACMSFNYHRDHFGVTWGLRDYTGDVAHTGCIAFGMDRLAVALFRTHGIDPQTWPAKVKEALSL from the coding sequence ATGAGTGTGGCGCGCAAAAACAAGACACCCGCGCCGAAAATGGCGGACCCGCTCGGCGCCTTGGCTGAAAGCCTCTGGCGCCCGATGGGGGTGGAGGGTGTTTACGGCCGTACCGGCGCTTATGAAGCGATCGTCGAGAAACTGGCCGCGTTCATCTCGCAAGCCCGCGACCCGCATGCCGAGATCATGCGCTTTCCACCGGTGATGAGTCGGCGCGATCTCGAAAAGAACGGCTATCTGAAAAGCTTCCCGAATCTGCTGGGCTGCGTGTGTGCCTTGCACGGGTCCGAGGCAGACATTCGCGCCGCGGCGGGACGCGCGGAGCAGGGCGACGACTGGACGCAAGCTCTGTCCTCGGCCGATCTCGTGCTGACGCCTGCAGCCTGTTACCCAATCTATCCGATCGCGGCGCAACGCGGACCGGCGCCGCGCGGCGGCTATTGTTTCGATGTTGCCGCTGATTGCTTCCGCCATGAGCCGTCACAGGATATCGACCGGCTGCAATCGTTCCGTATGCGCGAATATGTCTGCATTGGCTCGGCGGATGAAGTGAGTGCCTTTCGCGAACGCTGGATCGAGCGCGCCAAGGGCATGACCGAGACGCTTGGCCTGCCATATTCAATCGCGCCGGCCAGCGATCCTTTCTTTGGCCGCACCGGCCAGATGATGGCCGTCGCGCAAATTCAGCAGGCGTTAAAGTTCGAATTGCTCATTCCGGTGCGCGCCGAGGATTCGCCCACCGCCTGCATGAGCTTCAATTATCATCGTGATCATTTCGGCGTGACATGGGGCTTGCGCGATTATACGGGCGACGTGGCGCACACCGGGTGTATCGCTTTCGGCATGGATCGGCTAGCGGTAGCGCTATTCCGCACGCATGGCATCGACCCGCAGACATGGCCGGCAAAGGTGAAAGAGGCGCTCAGCCTCTGA
- a CDS encoding acyl-CoA dehydrogenase family protein, which translates to MTVQNVHLREAQSEGPATDARADLASRVARVVEIAATHAAAVDAEARFPTAAIEAMREGGLLSLMVPHDLGGEGLSLSAIADVCYGLGQACSATAMIFAMHHSAAACVIRHTGASAWHRDFLRQIANAQLLLASSTTEGQNGGNVRASAAAIEGSGDSITLDRAATVISYGAEADVIVTTARRADDVPSSDQVLVTFVKGDYTLEPLSGWNALGMRGTASAGFTFKARGDRAQILPEPYEKIHALTMQPVSHLLWASVWAGIAASAVGRAQAFIRKAARQSGGALPPGAAHYTKARSTLQMLRALISSNLARFEAAADDPKALGALDFQTAITLTKVDASELAVATVLSAMRAAGLAGYRNDGEFTLGRHLRDILSAPIMINNDRILANVSTAALMGSVPSSLRGES; encoded by the coding sequence ATGACGGTGCAAAATGTTCATCTGCGCGAGGCGCAAAGCGAGGGGCCGGCGACGGATGCTCGCGCCGATCTGGCATCGCGTGTCGCGCGTGTTGTCGAAATTGCAGCCACGCACGCCGCGGCCGTCGATGCGGAAGCGCGTTTTCCAACCGCCGCGATTGAGGCTATGCGCGAGGGCGGTTTGCTGAGCCTGATGGTGCCGCACGATCTCGGCGGCGAGGGTCTTTCGCTGAGCGCGATCGCCGATGTCTGTTATGGCCTCGGACAGGCATGTTCTGCCACCGCGATGATCTTTGCCATGCATCATAGCGCCGCCGCTTGTGTGATCCGCCACACTGGCGCCAGCGCCTGGCACAGGGACTTTCTACGGCAGATCGCCAACGCGCAATTGCTCCTCGCATCTTCGACGACGGAAGGCCAAAACGGGGGCAATGTCCGCGCCAGTGCTGCAGCAATTGAAGGGAGCGGAGATTCGATCACGCTCGATCGCGCCGCGACGGTCATTTCCTACGGCGCCGAAGCCGATGTGATCGTGACGACAGCGCGGCGCGCCGACGATGTGCCAAGCTCGGATCAGGTTCTCGTGACATTTGTTAAAGGCGATTACACGCTTGAGCCGCTGTCCGGCTGGAATGCGCTGGGAATGCGCGGGACGGCCAGCGCCGGCTTCACGTTCAAAGCGCGCGGTGACCGCGCGCAAATTCTGCCTGAGCCTTACGAGAAGATCCACGCGCTGACGATGCAACCGGTGTCGCATTTGCTCTGGGCCAGCGTCTGGGCCGGCATTGCCGCGAGCGCGGTGGGCCGTGCGCAAGCGTTCATCCGCAAAGCCGCGCGGCAATCAGGCGGCGCTTTGCCGCCGGGCGCGGCGCATTACACCAAGGCGCGCTCGACGCTGCAGATGCTGCGCGCGCTGATCTCGTCAAATTTGGCGCGCTTTGAAGCCGCGGCCGACGATCCAAAAGCGCTTGGCGCACTCGATTTCCAGACGGCGATCACGCTCACCAAAGTCGATGCGTCGGAGCTCGCTGTCGCGACCGTGTTGAGCGCAATGCGTGCCGCGGGCCTCGCCGGCTATCGCAACGATGGCGAGTTCACGCTCGGCCGGCATTTGCGTGATATTCTCTCGGCGCCGATCATGATCAACAACGACCGTATTCTTGCGAACGTCTCCACGGCGGCTTTGATGGGGTCCGTGCCGTCTTCATTACGAGGTGAGTCATGA
- a CDS encoding phosphopantetheine-binding protein, with translation MLGQATPRETLIDLVAPILKRNGVTRPVDAEADLVNQGLTSVDMVHLMLAIEAAFDITIPQSGLTPENFRSIATIEAMLAGLAAPAEASP, from the coding sequence ATGCTAGGACAGGCCACACCGCGAGAGACGTTGATAGACCTCGTCGCCCCTATTTTGAAGAGAAACGGCGTCACGCGGCCAGTTGACGCGGAGGCCGATCTTGTAAATCAGGGCCTCACCTCCGTCGACATGGTGCATCTGATGCTCGCGATCGAAGCCGCCTTTGATATCACCATTCCCCAATCTGGGCTGACGCCAGAAAACTTCCGCTCGATTGCGACCATCGAAGCCATGCTCGCCGGGCTTGCCGCGCCCGCAGAAGCTTCGCCCTGA
- a CDS encoding NAD-dependent succinate-semialdehyde dehydrogenase: MTETYPDVQLLIDGKWRPGASGKTISVVNPATEEAIGRVAHADIVDLDLALDAAKRGFAVWRNVSTFERGKILRRAGELLRERAERVALLMTLEQGKPLTEARIEVMAAADTLDWFGEEARRAYGRIVPARAPNVTNLVLKEPVGPAAAFAPWNFPLNQIVRKLGAALAAGCSIIVKAPEETPASPAELIRAVIDAGVPAGVVNLIYGVPAEISEHLIPHDVIRKISFTGSTAVGKQLAALAGKHMKRITMELGGHAPAIVFDDADVDAAVKLLVTSKYRNGGQVCTAPTRFLVQRKVYGPFLDRFVAAAESLKVGDGTAPDTQLGPLANPRRIDAMEALIADAVGKGAELRIGGTRLGNKGYFFAATVLANVPLAARAMNDEPFGPLALVNAFDDLDEALAEGNRLPYALASYAFTSSATTSAALAARLEAGMLGINQTQVAWPELPFGGVKDSGYGREGGSEAIQDYLVTKLVTQAAG; encoded by the coding sequence ATGACGGAGACCTATCCCGATGTGCAGCTTCTGATTGACGGAAAATGGCGTCCGGGCGCCAGCGGCAAGACGATTTCTGTCGTCAATCCGGCGACGGAGGAGGCGATCGGTCGCGTCGCACATGCCGACATCGTCGATCTGGATCTGGCGCTCGATGCTGCGAAGAGAGGCTTCGCGGTTTGGCGCAACGTCTCGACATTCGAGCGCGGCAAGATTTTGCGCCGCGCCGGCGAGCTTTTGCGCGAGCGCGCCGAGCGGGTCGCGCTGTTGATGACGCTCGAGCAAGGCAAGCCGCTCACGGAAGCGCGGATCGAAGTCATGGCCGCCGCCGACACGCTCGATTGGTTTGGTGAGGAAGCGCGGCGCGCCTATGGCCGCATCGTTCCGGCGCGGGCGCCGAATGTCACCAATCTCGTCTTGAAAGAGCCGGTCGGCCCGGCCGCCGCCTTTGCACCATGGAATTTTCCGCTCAATCAGATTGTCCGCAAACTCGGCGCGGCGCTTGCCGCTGGCTGTTCGATCATTGTGAAAGCGCCAGAAGAGACGCCGGCCTCGCCGGCGGAATTGATCCGCGCCGTCATTGATGCGGGCGTGCCGGCTGGCGTCGTCAATCTTATTTACGGTGTGCCGGCGGAAATCTCCGAACATCTCATCCCGCATGACGTGATCCGGAAAATATCGTTCACCGGCTCAACTGCCGTCGGCAAACAGCTTGCGGCGCTGGCCGGCAAGCATATGAAACGCATCACGATGGAACTCGGCGGCCATGCACCCGCCATCGTCTTTGACGACGCGGATGTCGATGCGGCAGTCAAGCTGCTCGTCACTTCGAAATATCGCAACGGCGGCCAGGTCTGCACCGCGCCGACGCGCTTTCTCGTACAGCGAAAAGTCTATGGACCATTTTTGGATCGCTTTGTCGCGGCAGCGGAATCGTTGAAAGTCGGCGATGGCACGGCACCAGACACGCAACTTGGTCCCTTGGCCAATCCCCGCCGCATCGATGCAATGGAGGCACTTATTGCCGATGCGGTCGGCAAGGGCGCGGAGCTGCGCATCGGCGGCACGCGCCTTGGGAACAAAGGATATTTCTTCGCAGCAACTGTGCTGGCAAATGTGCCATTGGCGGCGCGCGCGATGAACGACGAGCCCTTCGGGCCGCTTGCGCTCGTCAATGCATTCGATGATCTCGACGAGGCTCTAGCGGAGGGCAATCGGCTGCCCTATGCGCTTGCCTCCTATGCCTTCACAAGTTCAGCCACGACGAGCGCGGCTTTGGCGGCGCGTCTTGAGGCCGGCATGCTCGGCATTAACCAGACGCAGGTTGCTTGGCCAGAATTGCCTTTCGGCGGTGTCAAGGACAGTGGTTATGGCCGTGAGGGCGGCAGCGAAGCCATCCAGGATTATCTCGTGACGAAGCTCGTCACGCAGGCGGCGGGCTAA
- a CDS encoding uroporphyrinogen-III synthase, whose amino-acid sequence MGNLDGLRILVPESRQLNLFVNMIEEQGGTAIRCPLVQILDLEDSRDAEAWIDALIAGGFQDIIWLTGEGLRRLLVIAQRTERETAFIAALGNVRSITRGPKPARALREIGLAPGLAATTPTSGGVAEALAPEDIAGRPIGVQLYPGNGPNALLATLRGRGAVLTPVTPYRYASQAETAQVVWAIEEMAARRIDVIAFTSTPQVERLFDVAEKAGLGGKLKEAFAHVSVASIGPVVEEALHRHGIVQMVQPEAAFHMKPLLRTIAAWNADRAISQIES is encoded by the coding sequence ATGGGCAATCTTGATGGTCTTCGCATCCTCGTTCCCGAGAGCCGCCAGCTTAACCTTTTCGTGAACATGATCGAGGAGCAAGGCGGAACTGCGATCCGCTGTCCGTTGGTGCAAATCCTTGATCTCGAGGACAGCCGCGACGCCGAAGCGTGGATCGACGCCCTGATCGCGGGCGGTTTTCAGGACATCATTTGGCTAACCGGTGAAGGATTACGGCGGCTGTTGGTGATCGCCCAGCGCACGGAGCGCGAAACGGCCTTTATCGCGGCGCTCGGCAACGTCCGCTCGATCACGCGCGGACCGAAGCCGGCACGGGCGCTGCGCGAGATCGGCCTTGCGCCCGGGCTCGCGGCGACGACGCCGACTTCGGGAGGCGTGGCCGAAGCGCTGGCGCCTGAAGATATCGCCGGACGGCCGATCGGCGTTCAGCTTTATCCCGGCAACGGCCCCAACGCGTTGCTCGCGACTTTGCGAGGACGCGGTGCGGTGCTGACGCCGGTCACACCCTATCGCTATGCGTCGCAGGCCGAGACGGCGCAGGTCGTCTGGGCAATCGAAGAGATGGCCGCGAGGCGCATCGATGTCATCGCTTTTACCAGCACGCCGCAAGTGGAGCGCCTCTTCGATGTCGCGGAGAAAGCCGGGCTCGGAGGAAAGCTAAAAGAGGCGTTCGCCCACGTCAGCGTAGCCTCGATAGGCCCAGTCGTGGAAGAAGCCCTGCACCGCCATGGCATCGTCCAAATGGTGCAACCGGAAGCCGCCTTCCATATGAAGCCTCTGCTGCGCACCATCGCCGCCTGGAATGCGGACCGGGCAATATCGCAAATTGAAAGCTAG
- a CDS encoding HAMP domain-containing sensor histidine kinase, with translation MLLAKTFRSRTFRIALTAIAGFGTIVLSLLGYIYWSTTSYVASRSDRAIAAEQSLLQTAYDQGGRRALEAAIKTRIAEKAFNGGLYLLADQNFKPVAGDLDSWPHELSGAPGFGNFGAPGTGGRSSYRVLVSTLPDNSHLLVGRNAEDLESFKRTIDTALAFTLLLIAVLAGAVSILVTRRTVGRIESINATSRAIMERGLAARIRLRGVNDEWDELARNLNSMLDRIEALMREVREVTDNVAHDLRTPLARIRGRLEKASGSPRSAESDQKLIDDMIGDLDDVLRIFSSLMRISQIESAARTEGFAVVDLAAIARDVVELFDAAAEEKPIKLSVAGDPCVVVTGDRDLLFDAVANLVDNAIKYGKKNGLVKVTVRALEHDALIAVADDGPGIPSDEFAHIFKRFYRLERSRCTAGNGLGLSLVAAVAHLHRARIDLKDNQPGLAFRLMIPNGDAAFGEKVGDGNVQG, from the coding sequence GTGCTCCTAGCTAAGACATTTCGCTCGCGCACATTCCGGATCGCGTTGACGGCGATTGCCGGTTTCGGGACGATCGTTCTCTCCCTGCTCGGCTACATCTATTGGTCAACGACGTCTTACGTCGCGAGCCGCTCCGACCGAGCGATCGCGGCCGAGCAATCGCTTCTGCAGACGGCGTATGACCAGGGCGGCCGCCGCGCGCTGGAGGCGGCGATCAAGACGCGGATCGCGGAGAAGGCTTTCAATGGCGGCCTTTATCTGCTCGCGGATCAGAATTTCAAACCGGTTGCGGGCGATCTCGATAGCTGGCCGCATGAATTGAGCGGCGCGCCCGGCTTCGGAAACTTTGGTGCGCCGGGCACGGGCGGCCGCTCCAGCTACCGCGTTCTCGTGAGTACGTTGCCCGACAACTCGCATCTGCTCGTCGGGCGCAACGCGGAGGACCTTGAATCGTTCAAGCGGACGATCGACACTGCTTTGGCCTTCACGCTATTGCTGATTGCTGTGCTGGCTGGCGCCGTCAGCATTCTTGTTACGCGCCGGACAGTCGGCCGCATCGAATCGATCAATGCCACAAGTCGCGCCATCATGGAGCGGGGTCTTGCGGCGCGCATTAGATTGCGCGGTGTCAACGATGAATGGGACGAACTCGCGAGAAATCTTAACTCGATGCTGGATCGTATCGAGGCCTTGATGCGCGAAGTTCGCGAGGTGACTGACAATGTCGCGCATGATCTTCGCACGCCTCTCGCGCGGATAAGAGGCAGGCTTGAAAAGGCCTCGGGCAGCCCGCGCAGTGCGGAATCGGATCAGAAATTGATCGACGATATGATCGGCGACCTCGACGACGTTCTGCGAATCTTTTCATCGCTGATGCGAATCTCGCAGATTGAATCGGCAGCCCGCACGGAGGGATTCGCAGTGGTTGATCTGGCGGCGATCGCGCGCGACGTCGTCGAGCTTTTCGACGCGGCGGCCGAGGAGAAGCCGATCAAACTATCTGTGGCCGGAGATCCATGCGTTGTGGTCACCGGGGATCGAGATCTTCTCTTCGATGCCGTGGCCAATCTCGTCGATAACGCCATCAAATACGGGAAAAAGAACGGGTTGGTGAAGGTGACGGTGCGGGCGCTCGAACATGACGCGCTGATCGCCGTCGCCGACGATGGACCGGGCATCCCATCCGATGAGTTCGCGCACATTTTCAAGCGTTTCTACCGGCTTGAGCGCAGCCGCTGCACTGCGGGCAATGGGCTCGGTCTCAGCCTTGTTGCGGCCGTGGCGCATCTCCATCGGGCGCGGATTGATCTGAAAGATAACCAGCCGGGGTTGGCGTTCCGGTTGATGATTCCTAACGGCGACGCGGCCTTCGGCGAGAAGGTGGGCGACGGCAACGTGCAGGGCTAA
- a CDS encoding response regulator transcription factor, with protein sequence MTENRRRILIIEDDRETAEQLVEFVETNGYEVDLALNGEEGFERGRSPDYAVMVIDRMLPSIDGIAIIRRLREIGIVTPTLIISALGEVDDKVRGLRAGGDDYLVKPFAFTELLARVDALARRSTAAAKDLVLRVGDLTLDLVSRSVTRAGREIELLPREFQVLEYLVRNEGHVVPRAMLLQHVWDLHFDPTTNIIDVYVGRVRRKVDSLRDYPLIHTVRGVGFCVRAPS encoded by the coding sequence ATGACGGAGAACCGGCGTCGCATATTGATCATTGAAGATGATCGCGAGACTGCAGAACAGCTCGTGGAATTTGTTGAAACGAACGGCTACGAGGTTGACCTCGCGTTGAATGGCGAAGAAGGGTTCGAGCGTGGCCGCTCACCCGACTACGCTGTGATGGTTATTGACCGGATGTTGCCGAGCATCGACGGCATCGCGATCATTCGCCGCCTGCGCGAGATTGGCATCGTCACGCCGACATTGATCATCAGCGCTTTGGGTGAGGTCGACGATAAAGTACGTGGCTTGCGTGCCGGTGGCGACGATTATCTGGTCAAGCCTTTCGCCTTTACCGAATTGTTGGCGCGCGTGGATGCTCTCGCGCGGCGCAGCACGGCTGCCGCCAAGGATTTGGTGCTGCGTGTCGGTGATCTCACGCTCGATCTCGTATCGCGGAGTGTCACCCGTGCAGGGCGCGAAATCGAACTGCTGCCGCGCGAATTCCAGGTGCTCGAATATCTCGTCCGTAACGAGGGCCACGTTGTGCCTCGCGCGATGCTTTTGCAGCATGTGTGGGATCTGCATTTCGATCCGACGACGAACATCATCGACGTCTATGTCGGGCGCGTGCGCCGTAAGGTTGACAGTTTGCGCGACTATCCCTTGATCCATACAGTGCGCGGCGTAGGGTTTTGCGTTCGTGCTCCTAGCTAA
- a CDS encoding type III polyketide synthase, with protein MTTAYINRVATAVPGHEVHANFVRFAGQTLQNSTSRALFERMANRAQIERRWSCLAPPRGGVEVLDGEGFYKPGHFPSTADRMARYEIAAPALGTAAVERLGLDDNERKSITHLIVASCTGFSAPGVDLELLERCGLNSSVERTVIGFMGCHAAMNALKIAHHIVRSTPTANVLVVCLELCTLHFQETADLDRLLTFLLFGDGCAAALISAAPDGIALNSFHAELVQKAADQITWNIRDAGFDMVLSGRVPSTITGALRESSARVLGGKPMDAIDIWAVHPGGRSILDAVEGAFELEDSALAASRAVLRDYGNMSSATILFVLERLMRDKTKRGASGCALAFGPGLTAETMLFRMAA; from the coding sequence ATGACGACAGCATACATCAACCGCGTTGCGACCGCTGTTCCCGGGCACGAAGTGCATGCGAACTTCGTCCGCTTCGCGGGCCAGACTCTGCAAAACTCCACGTCGCGCGCTTTGTTTGAGCGCATGGCGAACCGGGCGCAGATCGAGCGTCGTTGGTCATGCCTCGCGCCGCCGAGAGGCGGCGTCGAGGTCCTCGACGGCGAGGGCTTCTACAAGCCCGGACATTTCCCCTCCACGGCCGATCGTATGGCGCGCTATGAGATTGCCGCGCCTGCGCTTGGGACCGCCGCCGTCGAAAGGCTCGGCCTCGACGATAACGAGCGGAAGAGCATCACCCATCTCATTGTCGCAAGCTGCACCGGCTTTTCGGCGCCGGGTGTCGATCTCGAACTGCTCGAACGATGTGGGCTGAATTCATCGGTCGAGCGAACCGTCATCGGTTTCATGGGATGCCATGCCGCTATGAACGCACTCAAAATCGCGCACCACATCGTGCGTTCGACGCCGACCGCCAATGTACTGGTCGTCTGTCTCGAACTCTGCACATTGCACTTCCAGGAAACAGCGGATCTCGACCGGTTGCTGACTTTTCTGCTGTTTGGCGACGGATGTGCGGCTGCGCTGATCAGTGCGGCACCGGATGGCATCGCCCTCAATAGTTTCCATGCGGAACTCGTGCAGAAAGCAGCCGACCAGATCACCTGGAATATCCGCGACGCGGGGTTCGACATGGTGTTGTCGGGCCGCGTCCCCTCTACCATCACCGGCGCGCTGCGCGAGAGCTCGGCGCGCGTGCTCGGTGGCAAGCCGATGGATGCGATCGACATCTGGGCTGTCCATCCCGGCGGCCGTTCGATCCTTGATGCGGTCGAAGGCGCGTTCGAGCTGGAAGATTCGGCGCTTGCCGCCTCCCGCGCGGTGTTGCGCGATTACGGCAATATGTCTTCGGCGACGATTTTGTTCGTGCTGGAGCGGCTCATGCGAGACAAAACCAAGCGCGGCGCCAGCGGCTGCGCGCTGGCGTTTGGTCCCGGCCTCACGGCCGAAACCATGCTGTTCCGGATGGCAGCGTGA
- a CDS encoding methyltransferase domain-containing protein: MMALDFSRRNQLSEMMDAEDTDFATFRECLVDLTKVNRLTLAYRPTLSFFKRLAASGALQRHRTVNVVDVGSGSGDMLRRIDLWATTEGYKFDLVGIDLNPWSAKTAAQLTQENPRLRFITANIFDYRPAAPIDIVISSLFTHHLDNEAIVKFLRWMEANTRIGWFVNDLQRHPLAYHAFKHASHALRFHHFVQHDGPVSIARAFSAADWQHLLGAADISGARVKAYVPFRLCVSQIKPK, translated from the coding sequence ATGATGGCGCTCGACTTCTCGCGACGCAATCAATTGTCCGAGATGATGGACGCCGAGGACACGGACTTTGCGACCTTCCGGGAATGTCTGGTGGATCTCACCAAGGTCAACCGGCTGACGCTTGCCTATCGCCCAACGCTGTCGTTCTTCAAACGGCTCGCGGCGAGCGGTGCTTTACAACGTCACCGCACCGTAAACGTCGTCGATGTAGGCAGCGGCTCCGGCGATATGTTACGCCGGATCGACCTCTGGGCCACAACAGAGGGTTATAAGTTCGATCTCGTCGGCATCGACCTTAACCCGTGGTCGGCGAAGACCGCCGCGCAATTGACGCAGGAAAATCCACGCCTTCGCTTTATCACCGCGAATATTTTCGATTATCGGCCGGCAGCGCCCATTGATATTGTCATCTCCTCGCTCTTCACGCATCACCTCGACAACGAGGCCATCGTGAAATTCCTGCGCTGGATGGAGGCGAACACACGGATCGGCTGGTTCGTCAACGATCTCCAGCGCCATCCTCTCGCCTATCATGCTTTCAAACACGCCTCCCATGCACTGCGGTTTCATCATTTCGTCCAGCACGACGGACCTGTCTCAATTGCCCGCGCTTTCAGCGCCGCCGATTGGCAACATCTTCTTGGCGCCGCGGATATCTCGGGCGCCCGCGTCAAAGCCTATGTGCCATTCCGGCTCTGCGTGTCGCAAATCAAGCCGAAATGA
- a CDS encoding FAD-dependent monooxygenase → MSTPALVIGGGLAGAGLAVSFANAGRAVTLVERETRAQHKVCGEFISAEAMLYLRDLGIDLDALGAVSIDRVGIFAGERQATAYLPFSARSLSRYALDEALLNRAARCGARVLRGRKALGVEQDGHRWRASLDDGTSVSASEIFLATGKHDLRGWKRPPGSQNDLIGFKLHWRLAVSQMQSLRGAVELFLFPGGYAGLEGVENDVANLCLVVRRQTFACGQSWPTLFASLLKSCPHLRRRLDGAQPCWPRPLAISAIPYGFVQRRTDGLWRLGDQAACTPSFSGDGMSIALHSARLAAQYFSQGHDARSFQARLAQDVAPQVQRATLLSQMLLQPLGQKAGMAALERLPLLLRVVARATRLPQNRVDEARAGPV, encoded by the coding sequence ATGAGCACTCCCGCCCTGGTCATCGGCGGCGGCCTCGCGGGCGCGGGGCTTGCGGTGAGCTTCGCCAACGCTGGACGCGCCGTTACCCTCGTCGAGCGTGAAACGCGGGCACAACACAAGGTCTGTGGCGAGTTCATCAGCGCCGAAGCCATGCTCTATCTGCGCGATCTTGGCATCGATCTCGACGCCTTGGGCGCGGTTTCAATTGATCGCGTTGGCATATTCGCGGGCGAGAGGCAGGCCACGGCATATCTGCCGTTTTCGGCGCGAAGCCTTTCGCGCTATGCCCTGGACGAGGCTCTGCTCAACAGAGCGGCGCGTTGCGGTGCTCGGGTGTTGCGTGGACGCAAGGCGCTCGGGGTCGAGCAAGACGGACATCGTTGGCGCGCCTCGCTCGATGATGGAACAAGCGTTTCAGCCTCCGAAATATTCCTTGCAACGGGCAAACATGATCTGCGCGGTTGGAAGCGGCCGCCCGGATCGCAAAACGATCTCATTGGATTCAAATTGCACTGGCGGCTTGCCGTCTCGCAGATGCAGTCCCTGCGGGGCGCGGTCGAACTGTTTCTTTTTCCAGGCGGATATGCCGGACTTGAAGGGGTCGAGAACGATGTCGCCAATCTTTGCCTTGTGGTTCGCAGACAAACGTTTGCCTGCGGACAAAGCTGGCCAACCCTGTTCGCGTCGCTGCTGAAAAGCTGCCCGCATCTGCGACGGCGTCTCGATGGCGCACAGCCATGCTGGCCACGACCATTGGCGATCAGCGCCATCCCCTATGGCTTCGTGCAGCGTCGCACGGATGGGCTCTGGCGGCTTGGCGACCAGGCAGCCTGCACGCCGTCATTTTCCGGCGACGGCATGTCGATCGCGCTCCATTCAGCGCGGCTTGCCGCGCAATATTTTTCGCAAGGCCATGACGCACGAAGCTTCCAGGCGCGCCTTGCGCAAGACGTCGCGCCACAGGTGCAGCGCGCAACCTTGCTTTCGCAAATGCTGTTGCAGCCGCTCGGCCAAAAAGCCGGCATGGCAGCCCTCGAACGGTTGCCATTATTGCTGCGCGTCGTTGCTCGCGCGACGCGTCTTCCGCAAAACCGTGTTGACGAGGCGCGCGCCGGCCCTGTCTGA